In one Mucilaginibacter sp. PAMB04168 genomic region, the following are encoded:
- a CDS encoding PD-(D/E)XK nuclease family protein: MIRTPLEDFTTEILAGILSADIALGDAFVNTVLKIPGNGFTFSTQECYDLLDDKFPDCRVDLVVRGQGLICFVEHKVESREGYVQLERYSRVLSHLAEADADLNTYLRYCTKYYDLKSATAHSFQQFRWADVYRFLVSHQTDSDLIRDYLGFLKKHDMSDEMNFTITDLMTLQGLPTVAKKMDRYLAKLRPLFHQFFPLAKIKDSNNLHQLTNNSRFVFHADSIFGEGYAELGVGFDFDETVQLKVWIWVNDKNSSLKLFQQALRSTEFANNGKNWLGIYKPLSDFVSAELMEEQIEAWFAASFAAVKRFSDEHPELVWNLL; encoded by the coding sequence ATGATTCGTACCCCATTGGAAGATTTCACGACGGAGATCCTGGCAGGTATTTTATCTGCTGATATTGCGCTCGGTGATGCTTTTGTAAATACTGTTCTTAAGATTCCCGGCAACGGGTTTACCTTCAGCACACAAGAGTGCTATGATTTGTTAGATGATAAATTTCCGGATTGCCGGGTAGACCTAGTCGTTAGAGGTCAAGGCTTGATCTGCTTTGTAGAACACAAGGTAGAGTCACGTGAAGGGTACGTTCAACTGGAGCGTTATTCGAGGGTTTTGAGCCACCTGGCTGAAGCAGATGCTGACCTGAACACTTATTTACGCTATTGCACTAAATATTACGATCTCAAATCGGCTACAGCGCATAGCTTTCAGCAATTCCGCTGGGCGGATGTATACCGATTTTTGGTATCGCATCAGACAGATTCAGATCTGATCCGTGATTACTTAGGGTTCTTAAAAAAACATGATATGAGTGATGAAATGAATTTTACAATAACGGACTTAATGACCTTACAAGGCTTGCCCACAGTTGCTAAGAAAATGGACCGATATCTGGCTAAACTGCGGCCCTTGTTTCACCAATTTTTTCCGTTAGCTAAGATCAAGGATTCTAACAACCTCCATCAATTGACTAATAACTCGCGTTTTGTTTTCCATGCAGATAGCATCTTTGGAGAAGGCTATGCAGAACTGGGTGTTGGATTCGACTTTGATGAAACAGTGCAACTGAAAGTTTGGATCTGGGTAAACGACAAAAATTCCAGCCTCAAGCTGTTTCAGCAGGCGCTTAGGAGTACCGAGTTCGCTAACAATGGGAAAAATTGGTTAGGCATTTATAAGCCGCTTTCAGATTTTGTGAGTGCAGAGCTAATGGAAGAACAGATTGAGGCATGGTTTGCTGCATCTTTCGCTGCAGTCAAGCGATTTAGCGATGAGCATCCTGAACTCGTTTGGAACTTGCTTTGA
- a CDS encoding DEAD/DEAH box helicase family protein gives MTLQIPSLVKTLYKASGSKNEIIQLITPSQDLELSVKITGTHHTVIEFGSQELYLTSKPEALPDDCTYAIRTNIIPKKSKLENATVQLKNWIRHPKLKEHTRVDVIGSWKNSFAYKEEDPALAEPGLRAPQLSALHSLMGHLRMPMEGGTVVMPTGTGKTETMLSALVAFKCERLLVTVPSDSLREQIAAKFISLGLLKQFGVVSEDCLYPLVGVIKNRFRTSAEMTEFLNRCNVVVTTMAWLTAQSIDDQKQIAELFSHIFIDEAHHVKAHTWDTFRKHFPDVKAVQFTATPFRNDGQRLDGKIISNFPLKLAQQQGYYKKIKFIAVREYDGDKADQQIAHLAVKRLREDHQNGFNHILMARCATKARAEKIFKLYEGEADLKPVFIYSGSPNFAAVYEQILKKEAKIIVCVDMLGEGFDLPELKVAAFHDIRRSLPITLQFAGRFTRTKYDEELGEASFIANIADLNVRAELEELYAEDADWNEILSDTSYERINEQVEFKDFMEGFQNLSELNIPFQNIVAKLSTVAYKNKTEGWFPSNFHTGIKGYEEFDFKFHKLNEKEKVLVIITGRQQSVEWIKHKDFYDVQWDMIVIFWDTQTNLLFINSSDNGSLYDGLAKAIIGDNAEMVRGINVFRSFYNIKRVKLQNVGLRQFLGKNIRFRMMVGSDVGEALSLAEKERGEKAFVMGNGYEAGEAVNVGASYKGRIWTKLKGDLKSYRDWCKAMGKKLIDETIDPNQILKETLIPELVTEVPNRFPVWIDWDVDMYLETETKYRFYINGFRYDMSSIELCLTEPKAGGPLKFSLSAEDRKATFEMQLFKTKSGDDEYADFKIIKLTPDDVTVEFGSQNIPADAFFSKYIPTIWFADGSALTGNEFVELKQQIGLFAKADILTWDWTGVNLANESQHVHPLKTDSIQYKVIQELKAQHFEFVYDDDYSGEIADVIAIKQEHDKIQIKLYHLKYAAGGNTSNQITNFYEVCGQAQKSVHWKHKGGKDFIGHLLRRETKTRNGSTRSRLEKGSKADLAKLESVMKNEIPVEFEIYIVQPALSKATVSDEILTLLGVTQTFIKEFADISLKVIGSA, from the coding sequence ATGACCTTACAAATTCCTTCACTGGTAAAGACTCTTTATAAAGCGAGCGGTAGTAAAAACGAAATCATTCAATTAATAACTCCGTCTCAAGACCTTGAATTGAGCGTTAAAATAACGGGTACGCACCACACAGTTATTGAATTTGGGTCACAAGAACTTTATCTAACCAGTAAACCAGAGGCACTTCCTGACGACTGCACTTATGCTATCCGGACGAACATTATTCCGAAAAAATCAAAATTAGAGAACGCTACTGTTCAATTAAAAAATTGGATTAGGCATCCTAAGTTAAAAGAACATACTCGAGTTGATGTCATTGGATCCTGGAAAAACAGTTTTGCATATAAGGAAGAAGATCCTGCACTTGCAGAGCCGGGATTGCGGGCTCCCCAGCTATCCGCCTTGCATTCGTTGATGGGGCATCTCAGGATGCCGATGGAGGGCGGCACCGTGGTCATGCCAACCGGTACTGGTAAAACAGAAACTATGCTTTCGGCTCTGGTGGCTTTTAAATGCGAGCGATTACTGGTCACTGTCCCATCTGATTCGTTACGGGAGCAGATCGCTGCTAAATTTATATCGCTCGGCTTATTGAAACAATTTGGAGTTGTCAGTGAAGATTGCCTGTATCCCTTGGTTGGGGTTATCAAGAACCGTTTCAGAACTAGCGCAGAAATGACTGAATTCTTGAATCGCTGCAATGTGGTGGTAACCACGATGGCTTGGTTAACAGCTCAATCCATCGATGATCAAAAGCAGATTGCTGAACTATTTAGCCACATATTTATTGACGAGGCGCATCACGTGAAGGCACATACCTGGGATACGTTTCGAAAGCATTTTCCGGACGTAAAAGCTGTTCAGTTTACGGCAACACCGTTCCGAAATGATGGCCAGCGGCTCGATGGTAAGATCATATCAAATTTTCCTTTGAAATTGGCCCAGCAACAAGGGTATTATAAAAAAATCAAATTTATAGCGGTTCGCGAATATGACGGTGATAAAGCGGATCAGCAAATAGCTCACCTGGCGGTTAAACGACTTCGTGAGGATCATCAGAATGGCTTTAATCATATACTGATGGCCCGCTGTGCCACCAAGGCCAGAGCAGAGAAAATATTTAAACTCTATGAAGGTGAAGCAGATCTGAAGCCTGTGTTTATTTATTCCGGTTCCCCCAATTTTGCCGCGGTCTATGAACAAATTCTTAAGAAGGAAGCTAAAATAATTGTCTGCGTAGATATGTTGGGTGAAGGATTTGACCTGCCGGAACTCAAAGTCGCTGCTTTCCATGACATTCGCCGTAGCTTGCCTATCACGTTACAGTTTGCTGGCCGGTTTACGCGTACGAAATATGATGAAGAACTGGGGGAAGCGTCATTCATCGCCAACATAGCAGACTTGAATGTGAGGGCAGAGCTGGAAGAACTCTACGCAGAAGATGCGGACTGGAATGAAATACTTTCCGACACCAGTTATGAACGCATCAACGAGCAAGTTGAATTCAAGGATTTCATGGAGGGTTTTCAAAATCTGAGCGAGCTCAACATTCCCTTTCAAAACATTGTGGCCAAACTAAGTACAGTAGCTTATAAAAATAAAACCGAAGGGTGGTTCCCATCAAACTTCCATACGGGTATTAAAGGGTATGAAGAATTTGATTTTAAATTCCACAAACTGAATGAAAAAGAGAAAGTACTGGTCATTATTACCGGACGACAGCAGTCGGTAGAGTGGATCAAACACAAAGATTTCTATGATGTGCAGTGGGACATGATCGTCATCTTTTGGGATACCCAAACAAACCTGTTATTTATTAACAGCTCAGATAACGGCAGCCTTTACGACGGATTAGCCAAGGCAATCATTGGAGATAATGCTGAAATGGTCAGAGGCATCAATGTATTCCGATCCTTTTACAATATCAAGCGGGTTAAATTGCAGAATGTTGGCTTACGGCAGTTCCTCGGCAAGAATATCCGCTTCCGCATGATGGTCGGCAGTGATGTTGGCGAAGCACTATCTTTAGCCGAGAAAGAACGCGGTGAGAAGGCTTTTGTGATGGGTAATGGTTATGAAGCCGGAGAGGCGGTGAATGTTGGTGCATCTTATAAAGGCCGCATTTGGACAAAATTGAAAGGTGACCTCAAGTCGTACCGGGATTGGTGCAAAGCAATGGGAAAAAAACTGATCGACGAAACAATCGATCCTAATCAAATTCTAAAAGAGACTCTAATCCCAGAACTAGTAACGGAGGTGCCTAACCGGTTTCCGGTTTGGATCGACTGGGACGTGGATATGTACCTGGAAACAGAAACTAAGTATCGGTTTTATATCAACGGTTTCCGCTATGATATGTCATCCATTGAGTTATGCCTGACTGAACCTAAAGCAGGCGGACCGCTGAAGTTCTCCCTATCAGCTGAAGATCGAAAGGCGACATTCGAGATGCAGCTGTTCAAAACCAAATCAGGAGATGATGAGTATGCGGATTTTAAAATAATAAAGCTGACCCCAGATGATGTTACCGTGGAATTTGGGAGCCAGAATATTCCTGCAGATGCTTTCTTCTCCAAATACATCCCAACGATCTGGTTTGCGGACGGGTCTGCACTTACCGGTAACGAATTTGTTGAACTAAAGCAGCAGATCGGGCTGTTCGCCAAAGCAGATATTCTTACGTGGGATTGGACAGGCGTAAACCTGGCCAACGAGTCTCAGCATGTGCATCCGCTAAAAACCGATTCCATCCAATATAAAGTTATCCAGGAACTGAAGGCTCAGCATTTTGAATTTGTATATGATGATGATTATTCAGGAGAGATAGCTGATGTGATTGCCATCAAACAGGAGCATGATAAGATTCAGATCAAGCTCTATCACCTGAAGTATGCCGCCGGAGGTAATACCAGCAACCAGATCACTAACTTCTATGAAGTTTGCGGACAGGCACAAAAGTCTGTTCACTGGAAGCATAAGGGAGGTAAAGATTTCATCGGTCACTTACTCAGACGGGAAACGAAGACCAGGAATGGGTCAACCCGGAGCCGCTTAGAAAAGGGGAGTAAGGCGGACTTGGCTAAGCTGGAAAGCGTTATGAAAAATGAAATTCCGGTTGAGTTTGAGATCTATATTGTACAACCGGCGCTTTCCAAAGCCACTGTATCCGATGAGATACTCACTTTACTGGGGGTAACGCAAACATTTATCAAGGAATTCGCTGATATTAGTTTAAAAGTAATTGGAAGTGCCTGA